The following are encoded in a window of Castanea sativa cultivar Marrone di Chiusa Pesio chromosome 9, ASM4071231v1 genomic DNA:
- the LOC142610172 gene encoding metalloendoproteinase 3-MMP-like: protein MASKAFSIFLFTLLLLPLLSHGTSRNTNNKKSSPFDFLKHLQGRHKGDNVSGIKVLKSYLEQFGYLNYSHSKKQNHANDDDFDEPLESALKTYQLNFHLNTTGTLDAKTVSNMMMPRCGVADIINGTNWMRSDNKKYDHNHGSLHTVSHYAFFPGNPKWPASKYSLTYGFLPGTQTRAMSPVAQAFQTWAANTQFTFSRAQDDTTADIKIGFLSRDHGDGAPFDGPGGILAHAFAPTDGRFHYDADEKWSVGAVPNQFDLQTVALHEIGHLLGLQHSTVQGAIMWPNIQAGVTKGLDKDDIDGIKALYNV from the coding sequence ATGGCTTCTAAAGCATTTTCAATCTTTTTATTCACTCTcctccttcttcctcttctttctcatGGAACATCAAGAAACACCAATAACAAGAAATCATCACCCTTTGATTTTCTCAAGCATTTACAAGGACGTCACAAGGGTGACAATGTCTCAGGCATCAAAGTCCTAAAAAGTTACCTTGAACAATTTGGTTACTTGAACTATAGCcattccaaaaaacaaaaccatgcCAATGATGATGATTTCGATGAACCCCTAGAGTCAGCCCTTAAAACATACCAGCTAAATTTCCACCTCAACACCACTGGGACTCTGGATGCCAAAACAGTATCCAACATGATGATGCCTCGTTGTGGTGTGGCTGATATCATCAATGGTACGAATTGGATGCGTTCagacaataaaaaatatgaccacAACCATGGCTCTTTACACACTGTTAGTCACTATGCTTTCTTCCCTGGCAACCCGAAATGGCCAGCTTCTAAGTACAGCCTTACCTATGGATTTCTCCCTGGCACCCAAACTAGAGCCATGAGCCCTGTTGCACAAGCTTTTCAAACATGGGCTGCCAACACACAGTTCACATTCTCGCGAGCTCAAGACGACACAACGGCAGATATCAAAATTGGTTTCCTAAGTAGGGATCATGGAGACGGGGCCCCTTTTGATGGACCTGGTGGAATCCTTGCCCATGCTTTTGCTCCAACTGATGGAAGATTCCATTATGATGCTGATGAAAAATGGAGTGTGGGAGCTGTTCCAAATCAATTTGACTTGCAGACTGTTGCTTTGCATGAGATCGGGCACCTTCTTGGGCTCCAACATAGCACAGTTCAGGGTGCTATTATGTGGCCTAACATTCAGGCAGGAGTGACCAAAGGTTTGGACAAAGATGATATCGATGGAATTAAAGCCTTATATAATGTTTAA